The nucleotide window CTTCGAGGTCGGTCGCAACGTGGCGACGACCGAGGGCGCGGTGGTTTTCGAGAACGACCTGATCCAGTTGATTCAGTACAAGCCGCTCACGCCGACCGTGCATCAACGGCCGTTGCTGGTCGTGCCGCCCTGCATCAACAAGTACTACATCCTCGATCTGCAACCCGAGAACTCGCTGGTCCGCTACGCGGTGGAGCAAGGGCATACGGTGTTCGTGGTGTCGTGGCGCAACCCCGACATGTCGCTCGCGCACAAGACGTGGGACGACTACGTGGGCGAAGGGCCGATTGCCGCGATCGACGTGGTGCGCGAGATCAGTGGACAGTCGCGCATCAATGCGCTGGGTTTCTGCGTCGGCGGCACGCTGCTGGCCGCGGCGCTGGCGGTGTTCGCGGCAAAGGGACACAAGGGCCCGAAATCGCCGGTCGCGAGCGTGACCCTGCTCACGACATTGCTGGACTTTTCCGATACCGGCGTTCTCGACGTCTTCGTGGACGAGCCGCACGTTCAGTTTCGCGAGCAGACGATCGGCGGCGGGCTCGGTCAGCCTCCGGGACTCATGCGTGGCGTGGAGCTGGCCAATACATTCTCGTTCCTGCGTCCGAACGATCTCGTGTGGAATTACGTGGTCGACAGCTACCTGAAGGGCAACGCGCCCCAGCCGTTCGACCTGCTTTACTGGAACGGCGATGGCACCAATCTGCCGGGGCCGATGTTCTGCTGGTATCTGCGCCATCTCTACTTGCAGAACGAATTGAAGCAGCCTGGCATGGTGCAAACGTGCGGCGTAGCGGTGGATCTCGGGGCCATCGACGCCCCGGCATATGTCTTCGGTTCGCGCGAGGACCACATCGTGCCGTGGACGTCGGCCTTCCGCTCGCTGCCGTTGCTCGGCGGTGAACGTCGCTTTGTGCTCGGGGCGTCGGGCCACATTGCCGGCGTGGTCAATCCTCCGGCGAAAAAGAAGCGCAGCTACTGGCGCAACGACGACACGGGCGTGGACGCCGGCGACTGGCTCGCGGGCGCGACGGAACACCCGGGAAGCTGGTGGACCGATTGGAGCGAGTGGCTCGCGGGCTACGCCGGCAAACGCATCAAGGCGCCAAAGGCGTATGGTAATGTTGCTTATACCCCCATCGAACCGGCGCCCGGCCGCTATGTGAAGGCCAAGGCCTGAGTGTGGCGGCGATCGGCAAGTGCCGCGAGACGCCGAAGCGCGTCCACGGACACCGAGCGGGCACCCCCCCGGTTCGAACCATTTGAAAACGAGGAAAGAGACA belongs to Pandoraea pnomenusa and includes:
- the phaC gene encoding class I poly(R)-hydroxyalkanoic acid synthase, whose amino-acid sequence is MSQWFKAAQQMFGALPGAAGPSSAAANGAASAANPFAGLFELFKAGSLPHPAPMRVDPARLNALQSEYAREFSELVASFNQPGLDTAPTLGDRRFAGEGWRNPFYALPAALYLLNGRFLMRMAELIDADAKTRERIRFAVEQWVAASSPANFIATNPDAQQRLVQTHGDSLLAGVQNMLVDMGKGKVSQTDEAAFEVGRNVATTEGAVVFENDLIQLIQYKPLTPTVHQRPLLVVPPCINKYYILDLQPENSLVRYAVEQGHTVFVVSWRNPDMSLAHKTWDDYVGEGPIAAIDVVREISGQSRINALGFCVGGTLLAAALAVFAAKGHKGPKSPVASVTLLTTLLDFSDTGVLDVFVDEPHVQFREQTIGGGLGQPPGLMRGVELANTFSFLRPNDLVWNYVVDSYLKGNAPQPFDLLYWNGDGTNLPGPMFCWYLRHLYLQNELKQPGMVQTCGVAVDLGAIDAPAYVFGSREDHIVPWTSAFRSLPLLGGERRFVLGASGHIAGVVNPPAKKKRSYWRNDDTGVDAGDWLAGATEHPGSWWTDWSEWLAGYAGKRIKAPKAYGNVAYTPIEPAPGRYVKAKA